One window of Triticum dicoccoides isolate Atlit2015 ecotype Zavitan chromosome 5A, WEW_v2.0, whole genome shotgun sequence genomic DNA carries:
- the LOC119302580 gene encoding cytochrome P450 71A1-like, whose product MCPYFVLVAGVAALLAVTCVVIRKARRSSSSSSKLPPSPPSRPLVGHLHLMGSLPHRSLRELHARYGTDGGLLFLRLGRRPTLVVSTAAAAADLYKNHDLAFASRVPSVPVDKLTYGCMNVSFAPYGDAWRRSKKMAVIHLLSPRRADSFGPVRAAEATALVAGARRAAEAGEAVELRELLYAYSNSVVTRAAAGAAGATAEKMKELMGNSAAFMSGLQAEDVLPGAAAKMVRWATGLEKRIDVQVEAWDKFLSEIMAEHLEKKRDDGALGAEEDFLDVLLRLRKEGTAGLELTDNRIKSIIKDMIFAGTETSSITLEWVMAELIGNPRVMAKLQDEVTRIANGKPAIEEDDLRRMEYLKAVLKEVLRLHPPAPLLVPHESTTAAVVQGYEIPAKTALFINAWAIARDPAAWGDAAEEFRPERFLDGASATDVDVRGNDYQLLPFGAGRRICPAINFALPVLEIAVASLVRHFDWELPAGTRLDMAETPGLVTPPLVPLRLVPKSSAGRMLN is encoded by the exons ATGTGTCCGTACTTCGTGCTGGTCGCCGGCGTCGCCGCGCTCCTCGCCGTCACCTGCGTTGTCATCAGGAAGGCTcgacgcagcagcagcagcagcagcaagctcCCGCCCTCGCCACCGTCGCGTCCGCTGGTCGGCCACTTGCACCTCATGGGCAGCCTCCCACACCGCTCCTTGCGCGAGCTGCACGCTCGGTACGGCACCGACGGTGGGCTCCTGTTCCTGCGGCTCGGGCGCAGGCCGACGCTGGTGGtgtccacggcggcggcggcggcggacctgTACAAGAACCACGACCTCGCCTTCGCCTCCCGCGTGCCCAGCGTGCCGGTGGACAAGCTCACGTACGGCTGCATGAACGTATCGTTCGCGCCCTACGGCGACGCCTGGCGCCGCAGCAAGAAGATGGCCGTCATCCACCTCCTCTCCCCGCGCCGCGCCGACTCGTTCGGCCCTGTGCGCGCCGCCGAGGCGACCGCCCTTGTCGCGGGAGCCCGCCGCGCCGCGGAGGCCGGTGAGGCCGTGGAGCTGAGGGAGCTCCTGTACGCCTATAGCAACTCCGTGGTCACCCGCGCGGCCGCCGGCGCCGCGGGGGCCACGGCGGAGAAGATGAAAGAGCTTATGGGGAACTCTGCGGCGTTCATGTCGGGGCTCCAGGCGGAGGACGTGCTTCCTGGAGCGGCGGCCAAGATGGTTAGGTGGGCGACGGGGCTGGAGAAGAGGATCGACGTCCAGGTCGAAGCGTGGGACAAGTTCCTATCCGAGATAATGGCCGAGCACCTTGAGAAGAAGCGTGACGACGGCGCACTGGGCGCAGAAGAGGACTTCTTGGACGTCTTGCTCCGGCTGAGGAAAGAAGGCACCGCCGGGCTCGAGCTCACCGACAATCGCATCAAAAGCATCATCAAG GACATGATCTTCGCCGGAACTGAGACGTCATCTATCACGCTGGAATGGGTCATGGCGGAGCTCATCGGAAACCCGCGGGTAATGGCCAAGCTGCAGGACGAGGTAACACGAATCGCCAACGGCAAGCCGGCCATCGAGGAAGACGATTTGAGGAGGATGGAGTACCTTAAGGCGGTGCTGAAGGAGGTCCTCCGGCTCCACCCGCCGGCGCCGCTCCTCGTCCCGCACGAGTCGACGACGGCGGCGGTCGTCCAGGGCTACGAGATCCCCGCCAAGACGGCGCTCTTCATCAACGCTTGGGCAATCGCGAGGGATCCCGCGGCGTGGGGCGACGCGGCGGAGGAGTTCCGGCCAGAGCGATTCTTGGACGGCGCCAGCGCGACGGACGTGGACGTGCGGGGGAATGACTACCAGCTCCTCCCGTTCGGCGCCGGCCGGCGAATCTGCCCCGCCATAAACTTCGCACTGCCGGTGCTGGAGATCGCGGTCGCCAGCCTTGTGCGCCACTTCGACTGGGAGCTCCCCGCCGGGACGCGTCTGGACATGGCCGAGACGCCGGGGCTGGTCACGCCGCCGCTGGTTCCACTGCGCCTCGTCCCCAAGTCAAGTGCAGGACGCATGCTTAATTAG